The following are from one region of the Osmerus mordax isolate fOsmMor3 chromosome 1, fOsmMor3.pri, whole genome shotgun sequence genome:
- the lrrn2 gene encoding leucine-rich repeat neuronal protein 2, whose product MWRPTPIVLQSQLLLFVCMCVCVCGLGAVVIQSLPWHVSCPGHCVCQIKPWFSPESVYCEAPTVDCNDLLLTKLPSALPHNTHTLRLQSNLLSALDSTGLHTLPNLTELDLSQNHFNSVRSLTQSLALASLLSLHLEENQLTHLPLSSFFSLPALQELFLSHNRLRSLAPGAFTGLDFLLRLHLNNNRLTSIDPRWFTALPSLEVLMLGGNPVEALPEQGFQALGSLRSLVLGDMGLKGLPEGALEGLDNLESLSFYDNLLTSVPTQALRRVAGLKFLDLNKNRIGLVQTGDFKNMVHLKELGLNNMEELVSIEKAALENLPELTKLEITNNPRLSYIHPQAFLQLGRLESLMLNSNSLTALHQHTLLSLPSLQEVSLHSNPLRCDCLFRWVAGGHSHTDSDTHTHLEAQADAHTPRAVRFIQPQATLCSEPPELRARRVRELSLREMSASCLPLIPPGPLPPYMGVREGGSLVLHCRALAEPQPTIYWVTPTGLKLGPNMSHAANHTPEPSPMPSLQASPAKSHHHKHTHPSGHAQGLSIVPGPGSSSHYNLLPEGTLQIVRVTPKEAGLYTCVAENALGADTRSVTVGVHGRGEGREGPVPSSPVPSSPVPSSPVPSSLQEFPFLKSAGGLQVKKVGEHYAVLTWMTGHNLPFAKLSWHATHSDTHTQTHSTRILAGTQSFNLTHLQPGTLYRVCLHTEIREGPRQAGSRQRDGSPPQCVSLRTVENSKPYADLTLSPELTSTVLLLLTLTLLLLALQSWHGEPWEGMEKPHGALLQEVKGHEAIPEVKVEKKKCSAREQTPESSDQPGQEEKGLQQPV is encoded by the coding sequence ATGTGGAGACCAACACCCATTGTGTTGCAGTCTCAGCTgctcctgtttgtgtgtatgtgtgtgtgtgtgtgtgggttgggtgCGGTGGTGATTCAATCCCTCCCATGGCATGTCTCCTGCCCGGGCCACTGTGTCTGTCAGATCAAGCCTTGGTTCTCCCCTGAGTCTGTCTACTGTGAAGCTCCTACTGTCGACTGTAATGACCTTCTGTTGACCAAGCTgccctcggccctccctcacaATACACACACCCTGCGCCTGCAAAGCAACCTCCTGTCTGCCTTAGACAGCACCGGGTTACATACACTCCCCAACCTTACTGAGCTCGACCTTTCCCAGAACCACTTCAACAGTGTGAGAAGCCTGACACAGAGCCTGGCCCtggcctctctgctctccctgcatCTGGAGGAGAATCAGCTGACCCATCTCCCCCTGAGTTCCTTTTTTTCCTTGCCTGCCCTTCAGGAGCTTTTCCTCAGCCACAACCGCCTCCGGTCCCTGGCCCCTGGAGCCTTCACAGGCCTGGACTTCTTACTGCGTCTGCATCTCAATAACAACAGACTGACCTCCATCGACCCACGCTGGTTCACGGCACTGCCCAGTCTGGAGGTGCTGATGCTTGGGGGGAATCCGGTGGAGGCCCTCCCTGAGCAGGGCTTCCAGGCCCTGGGCTCACTACGGAGCCTGGTTCTTGGGGACATGGGCCTGAAGGGGCTGCCTGAAGGAGCCCTAGAAGGGCTGGATAACCTGGAGAGCCTGTCTTTCTATGACAATCTACTGACCAGTGTTCCCACTCAGGCTCTGAGGAGAGTAGCAGGGTTGAAGTTCCTGGACCTCAACAAGAACCGTATTGGCCTGGTACAGACAGGAGACTTCAAGAATATGGTCCATTTGAAAGAGCTAGGGCTGAACAACATGGAGGAGTTGGTTTCCATTGAGAAAGCTGCCCTGGAGAATCTCCCAGAGCTCACCAAGCTGGAGATCACCAACAACCCCCGTCTGTCCTACATCCACCCCCAGGCCTTTCTTCAGCTTGGCAGGCTGGAGAGTCTGATGCTGAACTCCAACTCTCTGACTGcccttcaccaacacacacttctaTCCCTGCCCAGCCTGCAGGAGGTCAGCTTACACTCCAACCCACTCCGCTGTGACTGTCTGTTCCGCTGGGTGGCTGGaggccactcacacacagactcagacacacacacacacttggaggcCCAGGCTGATGCGCACACACCGCGAGCTGTGAGGTTCATCCAGCCCCAGGCCACGCTGTGCTCTGAGCCTCCGGAACTGAGAGCCCGCAGGGTGAGGGAGCTGTCTTTGAGAGAGATGTCTGCCTCTTGTCTTCCCCTGATCCCCCCAGGTCCCCTCCCCCCATacatgggggtgagagagggggggagtctgGTCCTGCACTGCAGAGCTCTAGCTGAGCCACAGCCTACTATCTACTGGGTGACTCCCACTGGGCTGAAACTGGGACCTAACATGAGCCACGCAGCCAACCACACGCCAGAACCGAGCCCCATGCCTTCCCTTCAAGCCAGTCCAGCCAAGTCccaccaccacaaacacacccacccttCCGGTCATGCTCAGGGGCTGTCCATTGTCCCAGGCCCAGGTTCCTCCTCCCACTATAACCTTCTCCCAGAGGGGACACTGCAGATTGTCAGAGTGACGCCCAAGGAGGCAGGTTTATACACCTGTGTGGCTGAGAATGCGCTGGGCGCAGACACTCGCAGCGTCACTGTGGGCGTGcatggaaggggagaggggagggagggcccGGTGCCTTCCAGCCCAGTGCCCTCCAGCCCGGTGCCCTCCAGCCCGGTGCCCTCCAGCCTGCAGGAGTTTCCATTCCTCAAGTCAGCTGGGGGTTTACAGGTGAAGAAGGTAGGAGAACACTATGCTGTTTTAACCTGGATGACCGGCCACAACCTCCCCTTTGCCAAATTATCCTGGCACGCCACACactcggatacacacacacagacacattccacTCGTATCCTAGCTGGCACACAAAGCTTCAACCTCACACATCTGCAGCCGGGGACCCTCtaccgtgtgtgtctgcacacagagatcagagagggaccaagacaggcagggagcaggcagagagacggGAGCCCGCCCCAGTGTGTGTCCCTCAGGACTGTGGAGAACTCAAAGCCTTACGCTGACCTGACCCTAAGCCCAGAGCTGACCTCCACGGTCCTGCTGCTGCTCACCCtcaccctgctgctgctggccctCCAATCCTGGCATGGGGAGCCCTGGGAGGGCATGGAGAAACCCCACGGTGCCCTTCTacaggaggtcaaaggtcatgagGCGATCCCAGAGGTCAAAGTTGAAAAGAAGAAATGCTCAGCCAGAGAGCAGACACCAGAGAGCTCTGACCAGCCTGGACAAGAAGAGAAAGGGTTGCAACAGCCTGTGTAA